A stretch of Gossypium hirsutum isolate 1008001.06 chromosome A06, Gossypium_hirsutum_v2.1, whole genome shotgun sequence DNA encodes these proteins:
- the LOC107963580 gene encoding BRASSINOSTEROID INSENSITIVE 1-associated receptor kinase 1: MERLISVCLQLILVLDLVFRVLGNAEALVLILNGAGCCIMPCRDLSNNKLEGDIPVNGSFSLFTPISFANNRLNNPPPAPPPPITPTAPIPSERPESQAPLDWAVRKRIALGAARGLAYLHDHCDPKIIHRDVKAANILLDEEFEAVVGDFGLAKLMDYKDTHVTTAVRGTIGHIAPEYLSTGKSLEKTDVFGYGVMLLELITRQRAFDLARLANDDDVMQSLPLRAAQDLIRFLHQPVYHSQRFKLWLSYFEIYGGKLFDLLSDRK, translated from the exons ATGGAGCGGTTAATCTCTGTTTGTTTACAGTTGATTTTGGTGTTGGATTTGGTTTTCAGAGTTTTAGGAAATGCGGAAG CTTTGGTGCT TATTTTAAATGGTGCAGGATGTTGTATTATGCCATGCAGGGATCTTTCAAACAATAAGCTAGAAGGAGATATTCCAGTTAATGGTTCCTTTTCACTCTTCACTCCCATCAG TTTTGCTAATAATCGGTTGAATAATCCTCCACCTGCTCCGCCGCCTCCTATCACACCTACAGCTCCAATTCCATCAG AACGTCCGGAATCTCAAGCACCACTTGATTGGGCTGTAAGGAAACGGATTGCATTAGGAGCTGCAAGGGGGCTTGCATATTTGCATGATCATTGTGACCCTAAGATTATACACCGTGATGTAAAGGCTGCAAATATATTGTTGGATGAGGAATTTGAAGCAGTTGTCGGAGACTTTGGGTTGGCCAAATTAATGGACTACAAAGATACGCACGTCACAACTGCTGTTCGTGGCACAATTGGTCACATAGCTCCTGAATACCTATCAACTGGAAAGTCATTAGAGAAAACTGATGTTTTTGGCTACGGTGTCATGCTTCTTGAACTCATTACAAGACAGAGGGCTTTCGATCTAGCTCGGCTTGCAAATGATGATGATGTCATGCAGTCATTACCTCTCAGAGCTGCACAAGACCTCATTAGATTCTTGCATCAGCCAGTTTATCACAGTCAGAGATTTAAATTGTGGCTTAGCTATTTTGAGATATATGGTGGAAAACTCTTTGACCTTTTGAGTGATAGAAAGtaa